Within Vicia villosa cultivar HV-30 ecotype Madison, WI linkage group LG1, Vvil1.0, whole genome shotgun sequence, the genomic segment AACAACTAAAACCTAAGGACTTCAGCCATGGTTTCATGACCAGCTTCACACTCAAAGGGGGGGCTGTCCCCGCGCGCTATAGATTGACACATATGGCAGGCACGATAGAACCATCCAAACGGAGATGCTACTAATAATTTTGTTGTAGCGACAGTAGCGCAAAATGTAACCTGGACAAATAGCCGCCAAAATCAGAAACATGTGACACACTAAACAATGAGGTTATAATTACGATAATATAGGAAAATAGAAAGACATACATCCGTAAGTTGAATAATCTCAGCAATAGGCAAGACAACAGCCTTTGAGAACAATTTTTGCACAGGAGTGAGCTGTTGATTTTCAGAACTTTGGGAGGAATATTGGGAATTCCCTCCAAGTTGGTCAGACAGGGTTACCTTGCTCTCCTCAGGCATTCTGCAGAGCATGGATCATTATCAAATTCAtacatgaaaaaaataattgCATAAAATGGATGACACTATCAACATACCTATCAATAAAGTCTTTCATGATCGGAAAATCAGCATCAACACATAAAAGGGTCACATTGTAGGTGTTTGTCACAGACAGAGGATACTTT encodes:
- the LOC131615891 gene encoding uncharacterized protein LOC131615891, with product MVDSIGYAQTESGAKKQQISMMLRDHSNNMLNCTLWESYADQFIKFNKVRVAASLPTVVLLQYAKVKEEGKYPLSVTNTYNVTLLCVDADFPIMKDFIDRMPEESKVTLSDQLGGNSQYSSQSSENQQLTPVQKLFSKAVVLPIAEIIQLTDVTFCATVATTKLLVASPFGWFYRACHMCQSIARGDSPPFECEAGHETMAEVLRF